In Erigeron canadensis isolate Cc75 chromosome 7, C_canadensis_v1, whole genome shotgun sequence, one DNA window encodes the following:
- the LOC122608461 gene encoding protein PHLOEM PROTEIN 2-LIKE A1-like, whose translation MVPARDFSISFGDDRRYWKWSHAKETSDMMVEVAKLRGVCWLHMVGKFEMGRLTPGIKYEVVFVVMIKRYYSYGWWGVPISIKLTLPDGSTQEHTEDFAKKPRSEWFEIPVGEFIVDAKKGGPVEFTMYEHDSQWWKSGLVLKGAAIRPKF comes from the exons ATGGTGCCTGCAAGGGACTTCTCCATCAGCTTTGGAGACGATCGTCGGTATTGGAAATGGTCTCACGCTAAAGAAACAAG TGACATGATGGTGGAAGTTGCGAAGTTGAGAGGTGTGTGCTGGTTACATATGGTTGGGAAATTTGAGATGGGCAGGCTAACACCGGGGATCAAGTATGAGGTCGTGTTTGTGGTGATGATAAAACGTTATTATAGTTACGGATGGTGGGGGGTTCCAATCAGTATCAAACTCACGCTACCAGACGGAAGTACACAAGAGCACACAGAAGACTTTGCGAAGAAACCAAGATCCGAGTGGTTTGAGATCCCAGTCGGGGAGTTTATAGTAGACGCAAAAAAAGGAGGACCCGTCGAGTTTACCATGTATGAACATGACAGTCAGTGGTGGAAGAGTGGTTTAGTTCTTAAAGGTGCTGCCATTCGACCAAAATTCTAA
- the LOC122607244 gene encoding protein PHLOEM PROTEIN 2-LIKE A1-like — protein sequence MVEVAEVRGVCWLEIRGKFEMGRLTPGINYEVVFVVKIKTDNYGWDEVPISRILTLPDGSKQIHKEDFSKKPTSKWFEIPVGEFIVDAKKGGPFEFSMFGYSGVRKSGLVIKGAIIRPKF from the coding sequence ATGGTGGAAGTTGCGGAAGTGAGAGGTGTTTGCTGGTTAGAGATTCGTGGGAAATTTGAGATGGGCAGGCTAACACCGGGAATCAACTATGAGGTTGTATTTGTGGTGAAGATAAAAACTGATAATTACGGATGGGATGAGGTTCCAATCAGTAGAATACTCACTCTACCGGACGGAAGTAAACAAATCCACAAGGAAGACTTCTCGAAGAAACCAACATCCAAGTGGTTTGAGATTCCGGTCGGGGAGTTTATAGTAGACGCAAAAAAAGGAGGACCCTTCGAGTTTTCCATGTTTGGATACAGTGGGGTGCGGAAGAGTGGTTTAGTCATTAAAGGTGCTATCATTCGACCAAAATTCTAA